A single region of the Oxyura jamaicensis isolate SHBP4307 breed ruddy duck chromosome 6, BPBGC_Ojam_1.0, whole genome shotgun sequence genome encodes:
- the KAZALD1 gene encoding kazal-type serine protease inhibitor domain-containing protein 1, with protein sequence MREAKPLSSSCLVLSLLSAHWAWLQLGQAFPSTADYLQRGWQRLLEEGEGCAECRPDECPEPRGCLAGTVRDACDCCWECANLEGQICDLDNTNHFYGKCGEHLECRLDAGDLRHGEVPEPQCACLSHRALCGSDGRTYPQLCRFLEAARARPDANLTVAHEGPCEAEPQITSPPYDAWNVTGQDVIFGCEVFAYPMASIEWRKDGTEMLLPGDDPHISVQFRGGPQRYEVTGWLQIQGVRVTDEGTYRCFARNKVGEVVALASLTVFTPDQLNLTGSSLPKPRTVPEDYGDSEEDYY encoded by the exons ATGCGTGAGGCCAAGCCCCTGAGCTCCTCCTGCCTGGTGCTTTCCTTGCTCTCCGCGCACTGGGCTTGGCTCCAGCTGGGCCAGGCTTTCCCCAGCACCGCCGACTAcctgcagcggggctggcagcggctgctggaggaaggggaaggctgCGCCGAGTGCCGGCCGGACGAGTGCCCGGAACCTCGCGGGTGCCTGGCCGGCACGGTGCGGGACGCCTGCGACTGCTGCTGGGAGTGCGCCAACCTGGAGGGGCAGATCTGCGACCTGGACAACACCAACCACTTCTACGGCAAGTGCGGGGAGCACCTGGAGTGCCGGCTGGACGCCGGCGACCTGCGGCACGGCGAGGTGCCCGAGCCCCAGTGCGCCTGCCTCTCCCACCGAGCCCTCTGCGGCTCCGACGGCAGGACCTACCCGCAGCTCTGCCGCTTCCTGGAGGCCGCCCGCGCCCGCCCCGATGCCAACCTCACCGTGGCCCACGAGGGTCCCTGCGAGGCAG AGCCCCAGATCACCTCCCCTCCCTACGACGCCTGGAACGTCACCGGCCAGGACGTCATCTTTGGCTGCGAGGTCTTTGCCTACCCCATGGCATCCATCGAGTGGAGGAAGGACGGCACCGAGATGCTGCTGCCGGGGGATGACCCCCACATCTCTGTCCAG TTCAGAGGCGGCCCCCAGAGGTACGAAGTGACGGGCTGGCTGCAGATCCAGGGCGTGCGGGTGACAGACGAGGGCACCTACCGCTGCTTCGCCAGGAACAAGGtcggggaggtggtggcgttGGCCAGCCTGACCGTCTTCACGCCGG ACCAGCTCAACCTGACGGGCTCGTCCCTGCCGAAGCCCCGCACGGTGCCCGAGGACTACGGGGACAGCGAGGAGGACTACTACTAG
- the TWNK gene encoding twinkle protein, mitochondrial: protein MAAVPLRPCRAAAAAGLSLLRSRGGSVAGLEEAAGRLSQRRYKKAVLPEPGGAAPAVSVTEIRRYLREQGVPFHDGYSCLHAPSLFAPGPAGPPFTLFIDKTTGGFLCTATLAEGTWQDLQAAVELRHRGLPPPGPGEAEEEEEEVEARRAREDARRIWERALPLWELLDEEESRATKAAFGIALLADATLKRFGVRYLRAARALVFPWFSPRDGALRGLKLVGTQGQGDATTATEETFPRFDAYHNLFGLPLVGRRDTEVVLTGRELDALALHQATGVPSLALPRGATCLPPALLPYLEQFKRVTLWLGEDLRSWEAAKLFARKLSVKRCSLVRPGDLQPRPLEALNQGLNLTKILRAALPAGHKSIVSFRQLREEVFGELANSEQVAGVKWARFPELNKLLKGHRKGELTVFTGPTGSGKTTFISEYALDLCMQGVCTLWGSFEINNIRLAKIMLTQFAARRLEDQLELYDEWADRFEELPLYFMTFHGQQNIKTVIDTMKHAVYMYDITHVVVDNLQFMMGHEQLSADRLAAQDFIIGAFRKFATDNTCHITLIIHPRKEDDEKELQTASIFGSAKASQEADNVLILQDRKLTTGPGKRYLQVSKNRFDGDVGVFPLEFSKASLTFSSSSAKSKAKLKKMKEEKAPSSKKDPDGGVGGSSKP, encoded by the exons atggcgGCGGTGCCCCTGCGGCCCTGcagagccgccgccgccgccggtcTCTCGCTGCTGCGGAGCCGCGGGGGGTCGGTggcggggctggaggaggcggcggggcggctGAGCCAGCGGCGCTACAAGAAGGCCGTGCTGCCCGAGCCCGGCGGCGCCGCGCCCGCCGTGTCCGTCACCGAGATCCGGCGGTACCTCCGCGAGCAGGGGGTCCCCTTCCACGATGGCTACAGCTGCCTGCACGCCCCCAGCCTCttcgcccccggccccgccgggccgcCCTTCACGCTCTTCATCGACAAGACGACGGGAGGCTTCCTCTGCACCGCCACGCTGGCCGAGGGCACCTGGCAGGACCTGCAGGCGGCCGTGGAGCTGCGGCACCGCGGGctccccccgcccggccccggggaggcagaggaggaggaggaggaggtggaagccAGGAGGGCGCGGGAGGACGCCCGGCGCATCTGGGAGCGGGCGCTGCCgctctgggagctgctggacGAGGAGGAGAGCCGGGCCACCAAGGCGGCATTCGGCATCGCCCTGCTGGCCGACGCCACCCTGAAGCGTTTCGGGGTACGGTACCTGCGGGCCGCCAGGGCTCTGGTGTTCCCCTGGTTCAGCCCCCGCGATGGAGCACTGCGGGGCCTGAAGCTGGTGGGCACACAGGGGCAGGGGGACGCCACGACCGCCACGGAGGAGACGTTCCCCCGCTTCGACGCCTACCACAACCTCTTTGGGCTGCCCCTGGTTGGGCGCCGGGACACCGAGGTGGTGTTAACGGGGCGGGAGCTCGACGCCTTGGCCCTGCACCAGGCCACCGGGGTGCCCAGCCTGGCGCTGCCGCGGGGTGCCACTTGCCtgcccccggccctgctgccctACCTGGAGCAGTTCAAGCGCGTCACGCTGTGGCTGGGCGAGGACCTGCGCTCCTGGGAGGCCGCCAAGCTCTTCGCCCGCAAGCTGAGCGTCAAGCGCTGCTCCCTGGTGCGCCCAGGAGACCTCCAGCCCCGGCCCTTGGAGGCGTTGAACCAGGGGCTGAACCTCACCAAGATCCTGCGCGCTGCCCTGCCCGCCGGCCACAAGTCCATCGTCTCCTTCAGGCAGCTGCGCGAGGAGGTCTTCGGGGAGCTGGCCAACAGCGAGCAGGTGGCCGGCGTCAAGTGGGCGCGCTTCCCCGAGCTCAACAAGCTCCTCAAGGGGCACCGCAAAGGCGAGCTCACCGTCTTCACAG GCCCAACGGGCAGCGGGAAGACGACGTTCATCAGCGAGTACGCGCTGGACCTGTGCATGCAGGGGGTGTGCACGCTGTGGGGCAGCTTCGAGATCAACAACATCCGCCTGGCCAAGATCATGCTGACCCAGTTTGCGGCGCGACGCCTGGAGGACCAGTTGGAGCTGTACGACGAGTGGGCCGACCGCTTCGAGGAGCTGCCGCTCTACTTCATGACCTTCCATGGCCAGCAGAACATCAA GACGGTTATCGACACCATGAAGCACGCGGTCTACATGTACGACATCACCCACGTGGTCGTGGACAACTTGCAGTTCATGATGGGGCACGAGCAGCTCTCGGCGGACAG GCTGGCAGCCCAGGATTTCATCATCGGTGCCTTCCGCAAGTTTGCCACGGACAACACGTGCCACATCACGCTGATCATCCACCCCCGCAAGGAGGACGACGAGAAGGAGCTGCAGACCGCCTCCATCTTCGGCTCCGCCAAG GCCAGCCAGGAGGCCGACAACGTCCTCATCCTGCAGGACCGCAAGCTGACGACGGGCCCCGGGAAGCGGTACCTGCAGGTGTCCAAGAACCGCTTCGACGGGGACGTGGGCGTCTTCCCCCTGGAGTTCAGCAAGGCCTCGCtcaccttctcctcctcctctgccaagAGCAAGGCCAAGCTGAAGAAGATGAAGGAGGAGAAGGCGCCTTCATCCAAGAAGGATCCGGATGGAGGTGTGGGAGGCTCCAGCAAGCCTTGA
- the MRPL43 gene encoding LOW QUALITY PROTEIN: 39S ribosomal protein L43, mitochondrial (The sequence of the model RefSeq protein was modified relative to this genomic sequence to represent the inferred CDS: inserted 2 bases in 1 codon) — protein MTGRGAPSRFLAAALGSGLGRYVRQLQRLQLVFSPAAPDARGARKMAGTRAHDKGGHRGHPGLTPRSHPXRCAAVNRTVREELIANKTSEEIAQLATKLANQSGLDIVRIRKPFHTDNPSVQGQWHPLTNKPPALLVRGPRLTPPQ, from the exons ATGACGGGCCGCGGGGCTCCCAGCCGCTTCTTGGCGGCGGCGCTGGGCAGCGGGCTGGGCCGCTACGTGCGGCAGCTGCAGCGCCTGCAGCTCGTCTTCAGCCCCGCCGCGCCCGACGCCCGCGGGGCCAG AAAGATGGCAGGGACACGTGCTCATGACAAGGGGGGGCACCGGGGACACCCCGGTCTCACCCCCCGGTCTCACCC CCGTTGTGCCGCAGTGAACAGGACGGTGCGGGAGGAGCTCATCGCCAACAAGACGAGCGAGGAGATCGCCCAGCTCGCCACCAAGCTGGCCAACCAGTCCGGCCTGGACATCGTGCGCATTCGCAAGCCCTTCCACACCGACAACCCCAGCGTGCAGGGCCAGTGGCACCCCCTCACCAACAAGCCCCCCGCTCTCCTTGTGCGGGGCCCTCGCCTGACACCCCCCCAATAA